In a genomic window of Prochlorococcus marinus subsp. marinus str. CCMP1375:
- the rpsG gene encoding 30S ribosomal protein S7, whose translation MSRRNAAEKRPVLPDPQFNNRLATMMVARLMKHGKKSTAQKILSQAFGLINERTGGDPIELFETAIKNATPLVEVRARRVGGATYQVPMEVRQERGTAMALRWLVNFSRSRNGRSMAHKLAGELMDAANEAGNAVRKREETHKMAEANKAFAHYRY comes from the coding sequence ATGTCTAGAAGAAACGCAGCTGAAAAACGACCAGTCTTACCTGACCCACAATTTAATAATCGTCTGGCAACAATGATGGTTGCAAGACTAATGAAACATGGTAAAAAGTCCACTGCGCAAAAAATTCTTTCGCAAGCATTTGGTTTAATAAACGAGCGAACTGGTGGAGATCCTATAGAGCTTTTTGAAACAGCTATCAAAAACGCCACTCCTCTTGTTGAAGTTCGAGCAAGACGTGTAGGTGGCGCTACATACCAAGTCCCTATGGAAGTTCGTCAGGAGAGGGGTACAGCGATGGCATTAAGGTGGCTTGTTAATTTCTCCAGATCAAGAAATGGTCGAAGCATGGCTCATAAACTTGCTGGAGAATTAATGGATGCTGCAAATGAAGCTGGTAATGCAGTTCGCAAGCGTGAGGAAACCCATAAAATGGCCGAAGCAAATAAAGCTTTTGCTCATTATCGGTATTGA
- the rpsL gene encoding 30S ribosomal protein S12: MPTIQQLIRTERQRLTRKTKSPALRSCPERRGVCTRVYTSTPKKPNSALRKVARVRLTSGFEVTAYIPGIGHNLQEHSVVLLRGGRVKDLPGVRYHIIRGTLDTAGVKDRRQARSKYGAKAPKS, translated from the coding sequence ATGCCAACCATTCAACAGCTAATTAGAACTGAGCGACAGCGACTTACTCGCAAAACCAAGTCGCCAGCATTGCGATCATGCCCGGAAAGGAGGGGCGTTTGTACAAGGGTTTATACATCAACGCCAAAAAAGCCAAATTCTGCATTGCGCAAAGTCGCTAGAGTTCGACTTACTTCAGGCTTTGAAGTGACAGCTTATATCCCTGGTATAGGACATAATCTTCAAGAACACTCAGTTGTGCTATTGCGTGGCGGCCGGGTTAAAGACCTTCCTGGGGTCCGTTATCACATTATTCGAGGAACGCTTGATACTGCCGGTGTCAAAGATCGTCGGCAAGCTCGATCAAAATATGGAGCTAAGGCTCCAAAATCGTAA
- the rpsJ gene encoding 30S ribosomal protein S10: MSTAIAQQKIRIRLKAFDRRMLDLSCDKIIETADNTAATAIGPIPLPTKRKIYCVLRSPHVDKDSREHFETRTHRRIIDIYSPSAKTIDALMKLDLPSGVDIEVKL, from the coding sequence ATGTCAACGGCAATAGCACAACAGAAGATAAGGATACGCCTTAAAGCATTTGATAGGCGGATGTTAGATCTTTCATGCGACAAGATCATTGAAACAGCTGACAATACTGCAGCGACAGCAATTGGTCCTATCCCTCTTCCTACAAAAAGGAAGATATATTGCGTTCTTAGATCCCCCCATGTAGATAAAGACTCTAGAGAGCACTTTGAGACTAGGACCCATAGAAGAATCATAGATATTTATAGCCCTTCAGCAAAGACAATCGATGCTCTGATGAAGCTTGATTTACCAAGCGGAGTTGATATCGAAGTTAAGCTTTGA
- the tuf gene encoding elongation factor Tu yields MAREKFERNKPHVNIGTIGHVDHGKTTLTAAITNVLAKKGQAQAQDYGDIDGAPEERERGITINTAHVEYETDGRHYAHVDCPGHADYVKNMITGAAQMDGAILVCAATDGPMAQTKEHILLAKQVGVPALVVALNKCDMVDDPEIIELVEMEIRELLDSYDFPGDEIPIVQVSGLKALEGDSEWEGKVEELMKAVDASIPEPEREVDKPFLMAVEDVFSITGRGTVATGRIERGKVTVGEEVEIVGIRDTRLTTVTGVEMFRKLLDEGMAGDNVGLLLRGIQKEDIERGMVLVKKGSITPHTQFEGEVYVLKKEEGGRHTPFFAGYRPQFYIRTTDVTGQITAFTADDGSSVEMVMPGDRIKMTGELICPVAIEQGMRFAIREGGRTIGAGVVSKIIK; encoded by the coding sequence ATGGCCAGAGAGAAGTTCGAAAGAAACAAGCCTCACGTCAACATTGGGACAATTGGGCATGTTGATCATGGGAAAACTACCCTTACTGCAGCTATCACAAATGTGTTAGCCAAGAAGGGACAAGCCCAAGCTCAAGATTATGGTGATATAGATGGTGCTCCAGAAGAGAGAGAGCGCGGTATCACAATTAATACAGCTCATGTTGAGTATGAGACTGATGGCAGACATTACGCCCATGTTGATTGTCCAGGTCATGCTGACTATGTGAAAAATATGATCACAGGTGCAGCTCAAATGGACGGAGCTATTTTAGTTTGTGCGGCTACTGATGGCCCAATGGCACAAACTAAGGAGCACATACTTCTTGCTAAGCAAGTGGGAGTTCCAGCTCTTGTAGTTGCCCTTAATAAGTGCGACATGGTTGATGATCCTGAGATCATTGAATTAGTTGAGATGGAGATTCGTGAACTATTAGATAGTTATGATTTCCCTGGAGATGAGATCCCTATTGTTCAAGTATCAGGTTTAAAAGCTCTTGAAGGAGATTCTGAATGGGAAGGCAAGGTTGAGGAGTTAATGAAGGCTGTAGATGCTTCAATTCCTGAGCCAGAACGAGAAGTTGATAAGCCTTTTTTAATGGCAGTAGAAGATGTCTTTTCAATTACCGGTAGAGGCACAGTTGCAACAGGACGAATTGAGCGTGGGAAGGTGACTGTAGGAGAGGAGGTAGAGATAGTTGGTATTAGAGATACAAGGCTTACAACCGTCACCGGAGTAGAGATGTTTCGTAAGCTTCTCGACGAAGGGATGGCAGGCGACAATGTAGGCCTTTTGCTAAGGGGAATACAGAAAGAGGATATTGAGCGCGGAATGGTTCTTGTTAAAAAAGGATCCATTACTCCTCATACTCAATTTGAAGGAGAGGTTTATGTGCTTAAGAAAGAAGAAGGAGGAAGACACACTCCTTTCTTTGCTGGGTATAGACCACAGTTTTACATACGTACAACCGATGTGACAGGACAAATCACAGCTTTTACAGCTGATGACGGAAGTAGTGTGGAAATGGTTATGCCTGGAGATCGCATCAAAATGACAGGAGAACTTATTTGTCCAGTTGCAATTGAACAAGGTATGAGATTTGCTATTCGTGAAGGTGGCCGAACAATTGGCGCTGGTGTCGTTTCAAAGATTATTAAGTAG
- the fusA gene encoding elongation factor G yields the protein MARAFPLERVRNIGIAAHIDAGKTTTTERILFYSGVVHKIGEVHDGAAVTDWMAQERERGITITAAAISTSWQEHRINIIDTPGHVDFTIEVERSMRVLDGVIAVFCAVGGVQPQSETVWRQADRYSVPRMVFVNKMDRTGADFLKVYDQIKDRLKANAAPIQLPIGAEGDLSGIIDLVSNKAHIYKNDLGTDIEETEIPSDMAEKAAEWRSKLMETVAETDEELIESFLENGELTIDQLKKGIREGVLKHGLVPMLCGSAFKNKGVQLVLDAVIDYLPAPIDVPPIQGVLPSGKDDVRPSEDNAPFSALAFKVMADPYGKLTFVRMYSGVLEKGSYVLNSTKDAKERISRLVVLKADDREEVDQLRAGDLGAVLGLKNTTTGDTLCSTDDPIVLETLFVPEPVISVAVEPKTKGDMEKLSKALVSLAEEDPTFRVSTDQETNQTVIAGMGELHLEILVDRMLREFKVEANIGAPQVSYRETIRSSSKGEGKYARQTGGKGQYGHVVIEMEPGEPGSGFEFINKIVGGVVPKEYIGPASNGMKETCESGVLAGYPLIDVKVTMVDGSFHDVDSSEMAFKIAGSMAFKDGVKKCNPVLLEPMMKVEVEVPEDFLGSIIGDLSSRRGQVEGQSIDDGISKVQSKVPLAEMFGYATQLRSMTQGRGIFSMEFSKYEEVPRNVAEAIISKNQGNS from the coding sequence GTGGCTCGTGCCTTCCCCCTAGAACGCGTAAGAAATATTGGTATTGCAGCGCATATTGACGCTGGAAAAACCACTACCACTGAAAGGATACTTTTCTATTCAGGTGTAGTTCACAAGATTGGTGAAGTTCATGATGGAGCTGCCGTAACTGATTGGATGGCTCAAGAGAGAGAAAGGGGGATAACTATTACTGCAGCAGCAATTTCCACAAGTTGGCAAGAGCATAGGATTAACATTATTGACACTCCTGGGCACGTGGATTTCACCATTGAGGTGGAAAGATCCATGCGAGTCCTTGATGGTGTAATTGCAGTTTTCTGTGCGGTTGGTGGAGTTCAACCACAGTCAGAGACCGTATGGCGTCAAGCTGACCGTTATTCAGTCCCTAGAATGGTCTTTGTCAATAAGATGGATAGAACAGGAGCAGATTTCTTAAAGGTTTATGACCAGATTAAAGATCGACTGAAAGCAAATGCTGCTCCAATTCAGCTACCTATTGGCGCAGAAGGAGATCTGTCGGGGATTATTGATCTAGTTAGTAATAAAGCTCACATATATAAAAACGATCTTGGGACTGATATAGAAGAGACTGAAATCCCATCTGATATGGCCGAGAAAGCTGCTGAATGGAGATCAAAATTAATGGAAACTGTTGCAGAAACTGATGAAGAATTAATTGAATCTTTCCTTGAGAATGGTGAACTTACTATCGACCAATTGAAAAAAGGTATTCGAGAAGGAGTTTTAAAGCATGGGCTTGTTCCAATGTTGTGTGGTTCAGCTTTCAAAAACAAAGGTGTTCAGTTAGTTCTTGATGCAGTAATTGACTATTTACCAGCCCCTATTGATGTTCCTCCTATTCAAGGTGTTTTGCCTAGTGGAAAGGATGACGTAAGGCCCTCTGAAGATAATGCTCCATTTAGTGCATTAGCTTTTAAAGTTATGGCTGATCCTTATGGCAAACTAACTTTTGTAAGGATGTATTCAGGTGTCCTTGAAAAAGGAAGTTATGTCCTTAATTCCACTAAGGATGCTAAAGAAAGAATTTCAAGACTAGTAGTATTAAAGGCAGATGATCGCGAGGAAGTTGATCAGCTGCGTGCAGGAGATTTGGGTGCTGTACTTGGTTTAAAAAATACCACTACCGGAGATACTTTATGTTCCACTGATGACCCGATTGTTCTTGAGACGCTTTTTGTTCCAGAGCCTGTGATTTCTGTTGCAGTAGAGCCTAAAACCAAAGGTGATATGGAGAAACTTTCTAAGGCTTTAGTATCTCTTGCAGAAGAAGATCCAACATTTCGTGTAAGTACTGACCAAGAAACAAATCAGACTGTTATTGCTGGTATGGGAGAACTTCACTTGGAGATTCTTGTAGACAGAATGCTTCGTGAGTTTAAAGTCGAAGCCAATATTGGAGCACCTCAAGTTTCTTATAGAGAAACAATTAGATCGAGTTCAAAAGGCGAAGGTAAGTATGCGCGCCAAACAGGAGGTAAGGGGCAATATGGACATGTCGTTATTGAAATGGAACCAGGTGAACCAGGATCAGGATTTGAATTTATTAATAAAATTGTTGGTGGTGTTGTGCCTAAGGAATATATCGGCCCTGCATCGAATGGTATGAAAGAGACATGTGAATCTGGTGTATTGGCTGGATATCCTTTGATTGATGTAAAGGTAACTATGGTTGATGGTTCTTTTCATGATGTTGATTCATCTGAAATGGCATTTAAGATTGCTGGCTCAATGGCCTTCAAAGATGGGGTTAAAAAGTGTAACCCTGTTCTTCTAGAGCCAATGATGAAAGTAGAAGTTGAGGTTCCTGAGGACTTCCTAGGTTCAATTATTGGAGATCTTTCTTCAAGAAGGGGTCAAGTTGAAGGCCAATCTATTGATGATGGAATTTCAAAGGTTCAATCAAAAGTACCTTTGGCTGAAATGTTCGGTTACGCCACTCAACTGCGATCAATGACTCAAGGGCGAGGTATATTCTCAATGGAGTTCAGCAAGTATGAGGAGGTTCCTCGGAATGTTGCTGAAGCAATCATCTCTAAGAATCAGGGCAATTCCTGA